The Geobacter sp. AOG2 genome includes a window with the following:
- a CDS encoding methylenetetrahydrofolate reductase, with amino-acid sequence MKIIDTITPGTPFLSLEFFPPKERSEWPAFFHTVDRLKEVNPLFCSVTYGAGGSTHGDSLEIVSRLKQEHGLETMAHLTCIGAHDGDVHTFLDQLTQAQVDNVLALRGDLPQNSTAESSPHRPLLHASDLVSLIRGSHPHVGLGVAAYPEVHPEAASPAADMAYLRLKLDHGADLAITQLFFDNRIYFDFVRNARDHGITKPIIPGILPVVSLKVIKRIVSLCGTVMPAEFMAQLEEADRRGGAAEVQKLGVAHARRQTEELLAGGAPGVHLYTLNRADAVLEVTAGLLPLSATLRLPQEPTP; translated from the coding sequence ATGAAGATAATCGATACCATAACACCGGGCACACCATTTCTTTCCCTGGAATTTTTCCCCCCAAAAGAGCGATCGGAATGGCCTGCCTTTTTCCACACCGTCGACCGCTTGAAGGAGGTAAACCCTCTCTTTTGCTCCGTTACCTACGGAGCGGGGGGAAGCACCCATGGGGACAGCCTGGAGATCGTCAGCCGACTCAAGCAGGAACATGGCCTGGAGACGATGGCCCATTTGACCTGCATCGGGGCTCACGACGGCGATGTGCACACATTTCTGGATCAGTTGACGCAGGCACAGGTGGACAATGTCCTGGCCCTACGCGGCGATCTCCCCCAGAACAGCACGGCTGAATCATCGCCCCACCGCCCCCTGCTGCACGCCTCGGACCTCGTGTCCCTCATTCGTGGCTCCCACCCCCATGTGGGCCTGGGAGTGGCCGCCTACCCTGAGGTTCACCCCGAGGCTGCGAGCCCTGCGGCGGATATGGCATATCTCAGGCTCAAGCTGGACCATGGTGCCGACCTTGCCATCACCCAGCTCTTCTTCGACAATCGCATTTACTTCGATTTTGTCCGCAACGCCCGCGACCACGGCATCACCAAGCCGATCATTCCCGGCATCCTGCCGGTAGTCAGCCTGAAGGTGATCAAACGTATCGTATCATTGTGCGGCACGGTTATGCCGGCGGAATTCATGGCACAGCTGGAAGAGGCGGATCGTCGTGGAGGTGCCGCAGAGGTGCAAAAATTGGGAGTCGCCCATGCCCGAAGACAGACGGAGGAGTTGTTGGCCGGCGGCGCGCCGGGTGTACATCTGTACACCCTCAATCGGGCTGACGCCGTACTGGAAGTGACGGCCGGCCTGCTACCACTCTCCGCCACCCTCCGCCTCCCCCAAGAGCCCACTCCATGA
- the fetB gene encoding iron export ABC transporter permease subunit FetB: MDNHGLVNLDLSNLLLAFTLILLAMALSRFQLLGQTRKIGWAALRMIVQLLAVGYVLHLVFSVKSPLLVVSILIVMAGFSFQVAGSQAKRKMPGFYRVMGGSILAGCGGVTFFFCTLVVRYSPWYEPRYLIPLFGMILGNSMQGASLAAERLEAEIGERREEIETALCLGATPRQAVETALRNAFSAALIPTLNTMAAMGIVSLPGMMTGQILSGTEPAVAVRYQIAIMCAVAGGVAVTAFLLLMQGYRRYFTPAQQLRHWDSPQ, encoded by the coding sequence ATGGATAACCACGGACTCGTGAATCTGGATCTCTCTAACCTTCTGCTGGCCTTTACCCTGATTCTGCTGGCCATGGCCCTGTCCCGTTTCCAACTGCTGGGACAAACACGAAAGATTGGCTGGGCCGCACTACGGATGATCGTCCAGCTTCTTGCTGTCGGTTATGTCCTCCATCTTGTTTTCTCCGTCAAGAGCCCGCTTTTGGTAGTGTCCATACTGATCGTCATGGCCGGGTTTTCCTTTCAGGTGGCGGGTTCGCAGGCCAAGCGGAAAATGCCGGGATTCTACCGAGTGATGGGAGGCTCGATCCTGGCAGGCTGTGGGGGTGTAACCTTCTTCTTCTGCACCCTAGTGGTGAGATACTCGCCCTGGTACGAGCCCCGCTACCTGATCCCCCTGTTCGGCATGATCCTCGGCAACTCCATGCAGGGAGCCAGTCTGGCGGCCGAACGGCTGGAGGCCGAGATCGGGGAACGACGCGAGGAGATCGAGACGGCACTCTGTCTGGGAGCCACTCCCCGCCAAGCGGTTGAGACAGCCCTGCGCAACGCCTTCTCCGCTGCCCTGATCCCGACCCTCAACACCATGGCGGCCATGGGGATCGTCTCCCTGCCCGGCATGATGACCGGCCAGATCCTGTCCGGCACGGAGCCGGCGGTTGCTGTCCGCTACCAGATCGCCATCATGTGCGCCGTGGCGGGCGGAGTGGCGGTCACCGCCTTCCTGCTCCTGATGCAGGGGTATCGGCGCTATTTCACCCCGGCACAGCAGTTACGACACTGGGATTCTCCACAATAA
- a CDS encoding ATP-binding cassette domain-containing protein: protein MVQVEGIGLTRFNQQGLKAIILSDISFSAARGRITAIVGPSGGGKSTLIRLINRLDDPTTGRILLDGSDIAGLDPLLLRRKVAMVLQRPFMFPGTLFHNLQRPLAYRKEPLPNAASPEVRRTMELARLTPDLLERDARSLSIGQQQRVSLARAVITSPPVLLLDEPTSALDRPTGDQVAAALQDICRQQEMAVILVTHDLRLAGKVADDLIYLEAGRIREAGRAATVLAEPASSEFRRFLAEPEKWNSHG, encoded by the coding sequence ATGGTTCAGGTGGAAGGGATAGGCCTGACGCGGTTTAACCAGCAGGGCCTGAAGGCCATCATCCTGAGTGACATATCCTTCTCGGCCGCCAGAGGACGGATTACTGCCATCGTGGGGCCTTCCGGGGGTGGCAAAAGCACTTTGATCCGGTTGATAAACCGCCTGGACGACCCGACTACGGGTCGCATTCTACTGGATGGCTCGGATATTGCGGGTCTGGACCCCCTGCTGCTGCGACGAAAGGTTGCCATGGTACTACAACGGCCGTTCATGTTTCCCGGCACGCTGTTTCACAACCTGCAACGCCCTCTGGCCTATCGCAAAGAGCCTTTGCCGAACGCTGCCAGCCCGGAGGTCAGACGTACCATGGAACTGGCCCGCCTGACCCCTGACCTGCTGGAACGGGATGCCCGGAGCCTGTCCATCGGCCAGCAACAGCGGGTCAGCCTGGCCCGGGCAGTGATCACCTCTCCTCCGGTGCTGCTGCTGGACGAACCGACCAGCGCCCTGGACCGGCCAACCGGCGATCAGGTGGCCGCCGCCCTCCAAGACATCTGCCGACAACAGGAGATGGCGGTCATCTTGGTGACCCATGACCTGCGGCTTGCCGGCAAGGTCGCCGATGACCTGATCTACCTGGAGGCGGGACGGATCAGGGAAGCAGGACGTGCGGCGACGGTTCTGGCAGAACCTGCAAGTTCCGAATTCAGACGATTCCTGGCAGAGCCGGAGAAATGGAATAGTCATGGATAA
- a CDS encoding MGMT family protein: MRQAERQRAAESIMPTSASVYRKIYAIVSSIPQGRVATYGQIARLVGMPGHARLVGYALSCLHDRATVPWHRIVNAKGQISVRSDGSPADMIQRLRLESEGVSFDEHDRIPLGRFQWQPESSEDSPFPPALRSS; encoded by the coding sequence ATGCGGCAGGCGGAAAGGCAGCGCGCCGCGGAATCTATCATGCCGACATCTGCGTCCGTATACCGGAAAATTTACGCAATTGTATCGAGCATCCCTCAGGGGCGCGTGGCGACCTACGGACAAATCGCACGTTTGGTGGGTATGCCCGGCCATGCACGGCTCGTGGGTTACGCTTTGAGTTGCCTTCATGACCGGGCTACCGTCCCATGGCACCGCATAGTGAACGCCAAGGGGCAGATCAGTGTGCGTTCCGACGGCAGTCCGGCAGACATGATACAGAGACTTCGCCTTGAAAGCGAGGGTGTGAGCTTTGACGAGCACGACCGCATCCCGCTGGGCAGGTTTCAATGGCAACCGGAGAGCAGTGAAGACAGTCCATTCCCACCTGCTCTCCGGAGCTCATAA
- a CDS encoding porin family protein, whose protein sequence is MYAFAAISFLVLVFSGTVFGAVSEGQFSISPMIGGYTYDGGQHLETAPMYSLKGGYNLTDNIGVEAGLDYSITSSKLVTDKNVAIFKYGVEGLYHFMPDKQLVPFVAFGLGGYNMSGPSALVSRKVMGFVDYGAGVKYFLYDRLALRADVRHVVANASAFEYTLGVTIPFGGVKG, encoded by the coding sequence GTGTATGCATTTGCGGCCATATCCTTCTTGGTACTGGTATTCTCCGGCACGGTGTTCGGGGCCGTATCGGAGGGGCAGTTCTCGATTTCTCCCATGATCGGAGGATATACCTACGATGGCGGCCAGCATCTCGAAACAGCCCCCATGTATTCCTTGAAGGGTGGCTACAATCTTACGGACAACATCGGGGTTGAAGCCGGGCTGGACTACTCGATCACCTCATCCAAGCTGGTGACGGACAAGAATGTCGCCATCTTCAAGTATGGAGTCGAAGGGTTGTACCACTTCATGCCGGACAAGCAACTCGTGCCGTTCGTGGCGTTCGGGCTTGGCGGTTACAACATGTCCGGCCCTTCGGCCCTTGTTTCGCGTAAAGTGATGGGTTTCGTCGACTACGGGGCCGGTGTAAAATACTTCCTGTACGACCGGCTGGCTTTGCGGGCGGATGTGCGCCACGTCGTGGCCAATGCCAGCGCGTTTGAGTATACCCTGGGCGTAACCATCCCTTTTGGAGGCGTCAAAGG
- a CDS encoding SUMF1/EgtB/PvdO family nonheme iron enzyme: MQLVSIPSACYTMGVPSDKALAAHEVCLTPFSISKFEITRELFQRFVDSSNYITDAEKNGGCYTISAGKESLNPAATWKNPDFYQSKKDPVVCVSWNDAQAFTAWLSHSSGKKYRLPTEAEWEFAARSGGKQEKYAGTNNDADLYRYTNFCDKKCIYEWNDPSQNDGYWSTAPVGKYAPNGFGLHDMSGNVAEWTQDYFADDYYAVSPKMDPKGPSAGTAHSVRGGSWRSQKGALATTSRGSAETGRAYDNIGFRVCREP; encoded by the coding sequence ATGCAACTTGTTTCCATTCCCAGTGCTTGCTATACGATGGGGGTCCCCTCCGATAAGGCCCTGGCGGCCCATGAAGTCTGCCTCACTCCCTTCAGTATCTCTAAGTTCGAGATCACTCGCGAACTGTTCCAGCGGTTTGTCGATAGCAGCAACTACATTACCGACGCGGAGAAAAACGGTGGGTGTTACACCATCAGTGCCGGTAAGGAAAGTCTGAATCCGGCTGCCACCTGGAAAAATCCCGACTTTTATCAGAGCAAAAAAGACCCGGTAGTCTGCGTCTCCTGGAATGACGCCCAAGCCTTTACGGCATGGCTTTCCCACAGCAGCGGGAAAAAATACCGACTTCCCACGGAAGCGGAATGGGAGTTCGCCGCGCGGAGCGGGGGCAAACAGGAGAAGTATGCCGGCACGAACAATGATGCCGATCTGTATCGCTATACAAACTTCTGCGACAAGAAGTGCATCTATGAATGGAACGACCCGTCCCAAAACGACGGTTATTGGAGCACCGCGCCGGTGGGGAAATACGCCCCCAACGGATTCGGTCTCCACGATATGTCTGGAAACGTAGCTGAATGGACACAGGATTATTTTGCCGATGACTACTATGCCGTCAGCCCCAAAATGGACCCGAAAGGCCCAAGTGCCGGAACGGCTCATTCCGTGCGCGGTGGGTCATGGCGCAGCCAAAAGGGCGCGCTTGCCACCACAAGCAGAGGTTCTGCAGAGACAGGTAGGGCCTACGACAATATCGGCTTCCGGGTTTGTCGGGAACCGTAA
- a CDS encoding NRDE family protein, whose product MCLAVFGLDCHPRYRLIMAANRDEYHDRPTLPATFWGDCPHVLAGRDLLCGGTWLGITASGRLAAVTNFRNPALAMDMPRFSRGTLPAGYLTDAVPPQAYLEALHEKRDDYDGFNLIVADAEQLWYYSNRESTGPVRVTPGVHGLSNHLLDTPWPKVTTSKDYLEGLLRDDRVSPEALLELLSDPAPFPDHLLPDTGVGIERERMLSPRFISSDSYGTRCSTVILMEREGDICFIERSYARNRRVIQTVEITMPRAK is encoded by the coding sequence GTGTGTCTGGCTGTCTTTGGTTTGGATTGTCATCCCCGCTACCGCCTCATCATGGCGGCAAACCGCGACGAGTATCATGACCGGCCCACACTTCCCGCGACATTCTGGGGAGACTGCCCTCACGTTCTGGCCGGCCGCGACCTTCTCTGCGGCGGCACATGGTTAGGTATCACCGCCAGCGGGCGCCTGGCAGCAGTCACCAATTTCCGGAACCCGGCGCTCGCCATGGACATGCCCCGTTTCTCACGCGGCACCCTGCCCGCCGGCTACCTGACAGATGCAGTCCCACCCCAGGCATACTTGGAGGCACTGCACGAGAAACGGGATGACTACGACGGCTTTAATCTGATTGTAGCCGACGCTGAACAACTCTGGTATTACTCCAACAGGGAGAGCACCGGGCCAGTGCGTGTTACGCCCGGTGTTCACGGCCTCAGCAATCACCTCCTTGACACCCCCTGGCCCAAGGTAACTACCTCGAAAGACTATCTGGAAGGCCTTCTCCGGGATGATCGGGTCTCACCGGAGGCGCTGTTGGAATTACTCTCCGATCCCGCCCCTTTTCCGGACCATCTGCTTCCCGACACCGGCGTTGGAATAGAACGCGAACGAATGCTGTCACCCCGGTTCATCAGCAGCGACAGTTATGGCACCCGCTGTTCCACCGTAATCCTCATGGAGCGGGAAGGCGACATTTGCTTCATTGAACGCAGCTATGCCCGTAACCGCAGGGTTATCCAAACAGTTGAGATCACCATGCCACGCGCCAAATGA
- a CDS encoding response regulator, whose product MDAMPETNLRGATVRIVGIYFVFGCLWILFSDSALKSLAHDPALMAHISIYKGFLFISITSLLLYKLFYRYVLKIIEVNRQLQTSELEILHLSSFPGLNPNPVMEIDRTGRLIYANPAAQSIFSLVGQSALQTFLPLDSGNLFSATESAPKAHLHLEVQLNGIVWGVTVCYSLEFDTVRLYYSDITNLKSVESTLQESEQRFRSLFDNMTEGVALHRFIRNEAGDVTDYRIVGVNPAYQNVLGISGDAVVGKPASEVYGTSRPPYLEEFLSVRRSGRPLSFETYFKQMDKYFAISIISWGDDGFATIFFDVSVQKRAVESGKRSLVFVETMLENAPVGINVFDGETGQSVLANQTIADMIGGSLEETRAQNFREIESWQTSGLIDAAESVLRDGITRPMEVEISTSFGKRVALDSSLSRFDVEGKHHLMIVAVNITEKKLMEEQHRRMEVQMLHVQKLESLGVLAGGIAHDFNNILMAILGNADLAMMRLSPASPACENIDQIEKAARRAADLARQMLAYSGKGHFVIESLNVNNVIEEMTHMLEVSISKKAMLRFNLAQNLPNIEVDATQLRQVIMNLVINASEAIGERSGVIAISTGAVDCDRAYLSEMWIDDRLPEGLYIYLEIADTGCGMDKETVSKIFDPFFTTKFTGRGLGMAAVLGIIRGHRGAIKTYSEKNKGTTFKILLPASPSPESRSAVLSHDNEFLKGSGTVLLVDDEETIRALGKDMLQFLGYHVLTAVDGRDSLDIFRRSKDDIVCVILDLTMPHMDGEQTFRELRRIRSDVRVLMSSGYNEQEVTQKFLGKGLAGFIQKPYKVTELGRKLMDVLTPGQ is encoded by the coding sequence ATGGACGCAATGCCGGAGACAAACCTGCGGGGGGCCACGGTTCGAATCGTGGGGATCTATTTTGTTTTCGGATGTTTGTGGATTTTGTTCTCCGACAGCGCCCTGAAATCGTTGGCGCACGACCCCGCCCTGATGGCACACATTTCCATATACAAGGGGTTCCTGTTCATCAGCATTACTTCATTGCTACTCTATAAGCTCTTTTACCGCTACGTTTTGAAGATTATCGAGGTAAACCGGCAACTTCAGACGAGTGAACTAGAAATTCTGCACCTCTCCTCCTTCCCCGGGTTGAACCCGAATCCAGTCATGGAAATCGATCGCACCGGACGACTCATCTATGCCAACCCTGCCGCACAAAGCATATTTTCTCTCGTCGGCCAAAGCGCCCTGCAAACCTTTCTTCCACTGGATAGCGGCAACCTGTTCTCAGCCACGGAGAGCGCCCCAAAGGCACATCTCCACCTGGAGGTTCAACTCAACGGTATTGTTTGGGGGGTGACAGTCTGTTACTCCCTCGAATTCGATACGGTTCGCCTTTATTATTCCGATATTACCAACCTGAAGTCAGTTGAGAGCACCCTCCAGGAAAGCGAACAACGTTTCAGGAGTCTTTTCGACAACATGACCGAAGGGGTCGCGCTCCACCGTTTTATCCGGAATGAAGCTGGCGATGTGACGGATTACCGAATTGTGGGGGTCAACCCGGCCTATCAGAATGTCCTCGGTATATCCGGTGATGCGGTCGTTGGGAAGCCCGCCTCGGAGGTGTACGGAACCAGTCGGCCACCGTATTTGGAAGAGTTTCTTTCGGTGCGCCGTTCGGGCCGGCCGCTGAGTTTTGAAACATACTTCAAACAGATGGACAAGTATTTTGCTATCTCGATCATATCGTGGGGAGACGACGGCTTCGCCACCATCTTCTTCGACGTCTCGGTGCAGAAAAGGGCAGTTGAATCCGGTAAGCGTTCCCTTGTCTTCGTCGAAACCATGCTGGAAAATGCACCCGTGGGCATCAACGTATTCGATGGAGAGACCGGGCAGTCTGTTCTGGCGAACCAGACCATCGCCGATATGATCGGAGGGAGTCTCGAAGAAACCCGCGCCCAGAATTTCAGGGAAATCGAGTCGTGGCAAACGTCCGGACTCATTGATGCCGCCGAATCGGTCCTTCGCGACGGCATAACCAGGCCCATGGAGGTTGAAATCTCCACGAGTTTTGGAAAACGGGTGGCTCTTGACAGCTCGTTATCGCGGTTTGATGTGGAGGGCAAACATCACCTTATGATCGTGGCTGTCAACATCACCGAGAAAAAACTCATGGAGGAACAACACCGACGCATGGAAGTGCAGATGCTGCATGTGCAAAAGCTGGAAAGCCTGGGTGTGCTTGCCGGGGGGATCGCCCACGACTTCAATAATATCCTGATGGCAATACTCGGAAACGCCGACTTGGCGATGATGCGGCTTTCACCAGCGTCGCCGGCCTGCGAGAACATTGACCAGATTGAAAAAGCCGCTCGTCGGGCCGCCGATCTGGCTCGCCAGATGTTGGCATACTCGGGGAAAGGTCATTTCGTCATTGAGTCTTTGAACGTTAACAACGTGATCGAAGAGATGACCCATATGTTGGAGGTTTCCATCTCCAAAAAGGCAATGTTGCGCTTCAATCTGGCCCAGAATCTGCCGAACATTGAGGTTGACGCCACCCAGTTACGCCAAGTCATCATGAACCTGGTCATAAATGCCTCAGAGGCAATCGGTGAGCGAAGCGGTGTGATCGCTATCTCGACGGGTGCCGTCGATTGTGACCGGGCTTACCTTTCCGAGATGTGGATCGACGACCGACTGCCGGAAGGGTTGTACATCTATCTGGAGATAGCGGATACCGGCTGCGGCATGGACAAGGAAACCGTTTCCAAGATATTCGATCCCTTTTTCACCACCAAATTTACCGGACGAGGCCTCGGTATGGCGGCAGTTCTTGGCATCATCCGCGGGCACCGTGGCGCCATCAAAACCTATAGCGAAAAAAACAAAGGTACCACCTTCAAGATCCTTTTGCCTGCTTCGCCTTCGCCGGAGTCCCGGTCGGCAGTGCTGTCCCATGATAACGAGTTCCTGAAGGGGAGCGGAACCGTCCTTTTGGTGGACGACGAGGAGACAATCCGTGCGCTGGGCAAGGATATGCTCCAGTTTCTCGGTTACCACGTCCTGACAGCGGTGGACGGGCGCGATTCACTTGATATTTTCCGTCGTAGCAAGGACGACATCGTGTGTGTGATCCTGGACCTCACCATGCCCCACATGGACGGGGAGCAGACCTTCCGTGAGTTGCGCCGTATAAGGTCTGATGTCAGGGTCTTGATGTCCAGCGGCTACAACGAGCAAGAGGTGACCCAGAAGTTTCTCGGCAAAGGGTTGGCAGGCTTCATTCAGAAGCCGTACAAGGTCACCGAGCTTGGCCGTAAACTCATGGATGTCTTAACGCCGGGGCAATAG
- a CDS encoding c(7)-type cytochrome triheme domain-containing protein, whose product MRRALFVVMVLFVGAGLAWAGGTKKRKLPPYEFGSVTINNYSRQSGMPPVVFDHWVHRKDFTCRLCHVDIGFGMTAGATKVRAVDNMKGYYCGTCHNGRMNVNKTKVFEACSKEYSREDYKRCVKCHILEQDAAKEDEFYRFADSMPKERFGNGINWEKAEEEGLIKPIDQLEGVSIMKAKLKVQADFSLKAKVEGMPDIVFSHRKHTVWNGCELCHPEIFVGIKKGTSKYSMVELFDGKYCGVCHDKVAFPQTDCQRCHTKPV is encoded by the coding sequence ATGAGAAGGGCACTCTTCGTGGTAATGGTTCTGTTTGTGGGGGCGGGTCTTGCCTGGGCAGGCGGGACGAAAAAAAGAAAACTCCCCCCCTATGAATTTGGAAGCGTGACCATCAACAATTACTCTCGGCAATCGGGGATGCCCCCGGTTGTTTTCGATCATTGGGTGCATCGAAAGGATTTTACCTGCCGTCTCTGCCACGTCGATATCGGTTTCGGGATGACCGCTGGCGCAACCAAGGTGCGCGCCGTGGATAACATGAAGGGATACTACTGCGGAACCTGCCACAATGGCAGAATGAATGTAAACAAAACGAAGGTCTTTGAGGCGTGCTCCAAGGAGTATAGCAGGGAAGACTATAAACGCTGCGTAAAGTGCCATATTCTGGAACAGGATGCGGCCAAGGAAGATGAGTTTTACCGGTTCGCGGATTCCATGCCGAAGGAACGCTTCGGCAATGGGATAAACTGGGAAAAGGCCGAGGAAGAGGGGTTGATCAAACCTATTGATCAACTGGAAGGGGTTTCGATCATGAAAGCGAAACTCAAGGTACAGGCGGATTTTTCGCTCAAGGCCAAGGTTGAAGGGATGCCCGATATCGTCTTCTCCCACAGAAAACATACGGTCTGGAACGGCTGTGAACTGTGTCATCCCGAGATTTTTGTGGGCATCAAAAAGGGGACCTCGAAATACTCAATGGTGGAGCTTTTCGACGGCAAGTATTGCGGTGTCTGTCACGACAAGGTTGCGTTTCCCCAGACCGACTGCCAGCGCTGCCATACCAAGCCGGTATAA
- a CDS encoding c(7)-type cytochrome triheme domain-containing protein, which yields MKKRIGVSLLLGVMALLSCLGSGRATDRGDLGSVIKTIPPNGPFWKYGTVIMHRRTTKAGMAPVVFAHWSHRARYTCRVCHLDLGFSMHSGDTGITRAQYTEGKYCGACHDGVMAFGVQDGECDRCHMKDTQALEAYFETFAATLPMAGFGNGIDWAKAYRSGRIAPKNTISSSAPSLQLPEKLRLPMKLGTAVPRSDVAFSHEDHFSELDCSSCHPDVFNIKMKGTVDFSMDKNIFGNYCGACHMQVAFPMNDCKRCHPKMSGFSGF from the coding sequence GTGAAAAAAAGAATCGGTGTTAGCCTGCTTCTTGGCGTCATGGCGCTGCTGTCGTGTCTGGGTAGTGGCCGGGCGACGGATCGAGGCGATTTGGGAAGTGTAATCAAAACCATTCCTCCCAACGGGCCGTTCTGGAAGTACGGTACCGTCATTATGCACCGCCGGACCACAAAAGCCGGGATGGCTCCGGTTGTGTTTGCCCACTGGAGCCACCGGGCCCGCTACACCTGCCGCGTCTGCCACCTTGATCTGGGGTTCAGTATGCATTCGGGGGATACTGGCATCACAAGGGCGCAATACACCGAGGGAAAATACTGCGGCGCCTGCCATGACGGCGTGATGGCTTTCGGCGTCCAAGACGGGGAGTGTGACCGATGCCACATGAAGGATACGCAGGCCCTGGAGGCGTATTTCGAAACCTTTGCCGCCACCTTGCCGATGGCCGGCTTTGGAAACGGTATTGATTGGGCTAAAGCATATAGGAGCGGAAGGATCGCCCCTAAGAATACAATCTCTTCCTCCGCGCCTTCTCTGCAACTTCCGGAAAAGCTGCGCCTGCCGATGAAGCTTGGCACGGCGGTTCCCCGAAGCGACGTGGCCTTCTCCCATGAGGATCATTTCAGCGAGCTTGACTGTTCCAGTTGCCACCCCGATGTCTTCAACATCAAAATGAAAGGCACCGTCGATTTTTCCATGGATAAGAATATTTTTGGCAACTACTGCGGTGCCTGTCATATGCAGGTCGCCTTTCCCATGAATGACTGCAAGCGCTGCCACCCCAAAATGAGCGGATTTTCCGGTTTCTAG
- a CDS encoding YkgJ family cysteine cluster protein codes for MIDTVNNNDHWDSLCNQCGLCCFEKLEDERGTIFYTQTPCRYLDVTTRRCKIFERRFEINPSCMKLTPELVATLHWLPNDCGYRRPTVELPVEPRRNRRRWGRGRK; via the coding sequence ATGATTGATACCGTTAACAATAACGATCACTGGGACAGTCTTTGCAATCAGTGTGGCCTCTGCTGCTTTGAAAAACTGGAGGATGAACGGGGTACTATTTTCTACACCCAGACCCCCTGCCGATACCTGGACGTGACAACCCGGCGCTGCAAGATTTTCGAGCGACGCTTTGAGATTAATCCTAGCTGCATGAAGCTGACGCCGGAATTGGTTGCGACCCTGCATTGGCTTCCCAACGATTGTGGCTACCGCCGTCCGACCGTTGAACTTCCAGTAGAGCCGCGACGAAACAGGAGGAGATGGGGAAGAGGCCGTAAATGA